The nucleotide window CGATCGTCGCTTCCAGCGGCTTGGCCAGCATCACCATGCCGGGCCCGCCGCCATAAGGCCGGTCGTCCACGGTGCGGTGGTTGTCGGTCGTGAAATCGCGCGGATTCCACAGGTTCAAGCCCCACCGGCGCTGCTCGTGCGCGCGGCGCGTGACACCGGACTGCGTGAGCGCGGCGAACATTTCGGGGAACAGCGTGACGACGTCGAACTGCATGGATGAAGCGGGCTCGGTAAACAGGCTGGATAAGCGCAGGCTAGACAAGCGGACCAGATCAGCGGACTAAATAAGCGGACCAGATCAGCGGACTATCAAGCGGGCTGCAAGGCGGATCGGAAACCGGCGTTCAGAAATCGAGACCCCAGTCCACGACGATCTTCTTCGCTTCCCGGTCTACCTTGATGACGAACTGGTCCACGAACGGGATCAGGCGCTCCTCGGATTCCGGGTTGGCCGGATCCTTGATGCGCAGGATCGACTGCGGTCCATTGCTCATCATGTCGTGCACCACGCCCAGGCGTTCGCCCTGCAGGTTGTCGACTTCCAGGCCGATCAGGTCGGCCCAGTAAAATTCATCTTCATCTTCCAGCTGCGGAAACTGGCTGCGCGGGATGAAGACCGCGGCGCCCTTCAGCGCTTCCGCCGCGTCCCGGTCGGTGATTTCGACAAGCGTCGCCACCACGTCACCGGAATGCATCCTGGCCCGCTTGACTTCAACGTCGCGCAGGCCCGGCTTGTCCAGCCACCAGGTTTTTGCGTGCAGCAAGGCATCGGCATCCGTGGAGAACGGACGAATCCGCACTCCGCCCACCAGACCATAGGCACCGGCGATGTAGCCTACCTGTACCAGATCGCCGGGAACGCTCCCGGCTTCGCTCTTGCCGCTCAAACCGCTCGAACCCGTGAAAACTTAGGCTGCTGCTTTTTGCGAATTGACCAGACGCTCGACAGCCGGGGACAGCTGTGCGCCAACGCCTTGCCAGTACGACAGGCGATCAGCGGCGATACGCAGCAGTTCTTCCTTGCCCGAAGCCATCGGGTTGAAGAAACCGATACGCTCGACGAAGCGGCCGTCACGACGATTGCGGGAATCGGTTGCAACGATGTTGTAGAAAGGGCGCTTCTTGGCACCACCACGAGCTAAACGAATAACGACCATAATATTTCCAAAAAGTGTACTGAGTCGGAAAAAGCCGCCGATTATAGCGTGCTTCCTCATTGCCCAGCAAGAATTATTGACAATAGTGAGAGTTGGGGCAATCCATGATTATCGCTGATATGGCCCCGATGGGCAATCGCAAATTGGCTTCCTTGCGGTATCGGCTGTCGCACCGGCCGACACGCGTGGCGGATTTTGCCCGATACTGTGCAGTTACCGAAAACTTCGCCACCCACGGATGGATCGCGCATGTCGCATAAAAACAAAACGCTGGCCACGCTGCTTGCCTTCGCCTTGGGCGGGCTGGGCATTCACCGCTTCTACCTGAAGGGATTCAATGACCGCTGGGGCTGGCTGCATGCGGCTTCCCTGCCCGCCTGCGGCATCGTGATGGGGGCCGCGCCCCAGGCGGACTGGTATTTCTGGTACCTGCCGCTGACGCTTTCGATGCTGGCGGGCTTCCTCGAAGCGCTGGTGCTGGGCCTGATGGCGGACGAGAAATGGGATGCCGCCCATAACAGCGGCTCCGCGCGCCGCAGCGATTCCCGCTGGCCGCTCGCCGTGATCCTGGTGGCCACGCTGATGGTCGGCGCCGGCACGCTCATCGCCACGCTCGCCCGCCTGTTCGACTTGCTGTACACGGGC belongs to Pseudoduganella albidiflava and includes:
- a CDS encoding NINE protein gives rise to the protein MSHKNKTLATLLAFALGGLGIHRFYLKGFNDRWGWLHAASLPACGIVMGAAPQADWYFWYLPLTLSMLAGFLEALVLGLMADEKWDAAHNSGSARRSDSRWPLAVILVATLMVGAGTLIATLARLFDLLYTGGAYG
- the rpsP gene encoding 30S ribosomal protein S16; translation: MVVIRLARGGAKKRPFYNIVATDSRNRRDGRFVERIGFFNPMASGKEELLRIAADRLSYWQGVGAQLSPAVERLVNSQKAAA
- the rimM gene encoding ribosome maturation factor RimM (Essential for efficient processing of 16S rRNA): MSGKSEAGSVPGDLVQVGYIAGAYGLVGGVRIRPFSTDADALLHAKTWWLDKPGLRDVEVKRARMHSGDVVATLVEITDRDAAEALKGAAVFIPRSQFPQLEDEDEFYWADLIGLEVDNLQGERLGVVHDMMSNGPQSILRIKDPANPESEERLIPFVDQFVIKVDREAKKIVVDWGLDF